One genomic window of Trichosurus vulpecula isolate mTriVul1 chromosome X, mTriVul1.pri, whole genome shotgun sequence includes the following:
- the LOC118832577 gene encoding protein EOLA1-like: MKFSCLSFRQPYAGLVLNGVKTLETRWRPFLASQHSCTIAIHIAQKDWEDESWKYILVERLGMTGTQIQALLDEGEKFGRGVIAGLVDIGETLQCPGNLAPEELADLENKAVLTDLEQKYLTSLSNPRWLLKPILAKGGKDIFQVKIPKELIPLEQGNFIMASQE; encoded by the exons ATGAAATTCAGCTGTCTTTCCTTCCGGCAACCTTATGCTGGGCTGGTCCTAAATGGAGTCAAAACCCTAGAGACTCGTTGGCGTCCTTTTCTGGCAAGCCAACACAGCTGCACCATCGCTATTCACATTGCTCAAAAAGACTGGGAAGATGAATCATGGAAGTATATACTGGTGGAGCGGCTTGGGATGACAGGCACTCAAATTCAGGCGTTATTGGATGAAGGGGAGAAATTTGGTCGAGGAGTTATTGCTG GGCTCGTGGACATTGGGGAAACATTGCAATGTCCTGGAAATCTGGCTCCGGAGGAATTGGCGGACCTGGAGAACAAAGCCGTGCTGACTGACTTGGAACAAAAGTACCTGACAAGTCTTTCAAACCCAAGATGGCTATTAAAACCAATACTTGCTAAAGGCGGAAAGGATATATTTCAAGTGAAGATCCCCAAAGAACTGATCCCTTTGGAGCAGGGAAATTTTATCATGGCTTCCCAAGAATAA